CGTCTTGAGTTCGGGCAGTTCGCGCAGTTTGTCCTCCAGCGGTCGGGCCAGCAGCGCTTCGACCCGGTCTGTGGGCAGGCCTGGCAAGGCGACACTGACCAAGGCGTCGCGGATGGTGACGTCAGGTTCTTCCTGGGAGGGAAAACCGATGAAACTCTTGATGCCGCCAAGCAGGATTGCCAGCGCGAGGAACAGCACCAGCCGCGAGCGGGATAAAGCCAGGTGGGTGATGGACATGAATCAATCCCGGACGATGACAGTGGTGGGCTGGTAGCGCGTGACACGCTCGCCCGGCCTGAGGAATGCGGCGCCGGCCACCACGACCTGGTCGTAAGGCTGCAGGCCGGCGCTGATCAGCGCCTGGTCGCCCTGCAGGGCGGCGACGCGCACGTTGCGCAGCACCACCTGGCTGGAACCTTCCATGAACAGGTAAACCTGGGCGCTGCCGGCGTCCTGGCCGGGCAGCAGGGCGCTGCTGGCAATCGCCAGTGACGAGGCACCATCGGCGGGCAGTTGCACGTTCAGCACGCTGCCGCTGGGCAGTGTGGTCTGGCCATCCGGCAGCTCGAAGACGGCCTCCTGCAGCAAGCCGTTTTCGGCCACCGGCGACAGGCCGATCAGGCTCAATTCGACGCTGCCGCCGCCGGCCGCCAGCAAACCCTGTGCGCGGTCGCCGGGCTTGAGCCGCTGGGCGTAGCGGCTCGGTACCTGCACCACCACCTGGCGCGGGCCATTGCCCTGCAGGGTCAACAGCACTTCGCCGGCGGCGACCTGGCGCAGCGGTTGCGCGACCCTGCTCACCACCCGGCCGGCGAAGGGGGCGACCAGGCGCGTGAGGTTCAGCTCGCGGCCGGCCTGGGCGGCCTCAGCGTCGGTGACCTGCGCTTGCGTTCGCGCGGTCTGCAGCGCCGTGTCGCTGCGTTCGAGGTCCGCCGCCGAGGCATTGCCCTGGCTGAACAACTGCTGGGTGCGCTGGTGTTCATGCCGACGCTGGGTCAGGTCGATGGCGCTGGCGCGGCGCCGAGCTTCGGCCTGTGCCAGGCGCAGACGTGCCGCTTCGCCGTCCTGCTCGACCAGCACCTGGCCCGCCGCTACCTGTGCACCTACTTCCACGGTCATGCGCGTCACCCTGCCAGGCTGCTCGAACGCCAGCGCGCTGTTTTGCGCCTGGCGTATCACCCCTGGGAGCACTGGCGCCGCGCTGTCCAGGCTGTACGGCATGGCCAGCTTGACCGCGCGCGGTGGCGGGCTGCCGGGCGCGGCGCCCTGCGAACAGCCGCCCAGCGTGAGAAACGCAGCGAAGCCCAGCCCGGCCAGGCGGGTCCGGCGGGTGGGAGAGTGGCCAGACATGGCAGGACCTCCTGGGTCAGAAGCTGTAGGTCAGGGCGAGGGTGCCGGTCGCGGCGGTACTGCGCTGCAGCAGCGGGCTGTCGCGGACCTGATCGGTGTAATGCGTCACGGTCAGCGTGGCCAGCGAGCTCCAGTGCGTATCGAAGTTGTGCAGCCAGTTCAGCGCGGTGGAGTAGGCGTAGATCCCGGCATCGCTGCGCTCGATGGCAAAGCCGCTGTTCAGGCTTTGTTGCGGGGTGACACCGAACCAGGTCTGGTTGAAACGCTGGCTACCGGCGTGGGCATCCAGGTCCACGGCCAGGGTGTCGCTGTCGGTGTGCAGCGTGATGGCTTCCAGGCCCATGCGGTAGCGGTCGCCACGCTGTTCGCCGGCCACGCGCCATTCGCCTTCCAGGTTGAGGCTCAGCCAAGGCGTCAGGGCCTGGCTGAGGTTGAGGTCGAAGACCGTGGCGCCGTTGATTTCGCCCATGCCACGCAGGCGGTCGCTGCCGGGACGGGAGTTGCTGTCACGATCGTCACGGCCGAAGTCGTAGTTGAACGCTCCGCTCAGGGTCAGGCCCTGCGGCGATTGCCATTGCAGGCCAAGACCGCGGGTGGTGTCGGCGAACAGCACGCCGCGCTGCACGCTGACCAGCGGGACGACCTGCGGTCGATAGTCCTTCGAGCCCATGTAGCGGCTCGCGGCACCGGCTGCCAGGCCGACGCTGACATCGGTGTGGTCGCCCCACAGCGATGGCTCGGCGGCCTGGGCCAGGGGTAGCCCGGACAGTGCCGTGAGGCACAGGGCAAGCAGGGGGCGGGTGCTGGGTCGGTAGGTCATGGTGAGTTACCTTCAAGGTTGGCTTCAGGAAGTGCTACGGAGTCGTCGATGCCGTGCAGGGCGCGATACAGGCGCAGGCGGTTGTCGAACAGTGCCTGGCTGGCCTGGCTGAGGGCCTGGCTGGTCTGCAGGGTGTCCAGGCGTGCCTGCAGACGCGCCTGGAGGCTGCCGGCTCCGGCCTGCCATTGCTGCTCCTGGCGCTGACTGTGCCGCTGGGCCAGTTGCTGGCGGGCTTGCAGGGTCTGCCATTGCGCCAGCAGTTGGCGGCGTTGTTCGAGGCCGCTGGCCATGTCGCGGAAGGCGTTGATCAGCGTGCGCTGGTAGTCGGCGACGGCCATTTGCCTGGCCACTTGGGCGGCATTCAGATTGGCCTGGTTGCGGCCACCGTCGAACAGCGGCAACGACAGCGACGGGCTGAGCAGGCGCAGGCCGCTGCCGGAGCTGAACAGGTCATGCAGCGCCGGGCTGGCGACACCCAGGCCGGTACTCAGGCGAATGGACGGAAAGAACGCCGCCCGCGCCGCGCCGATACCGGCATCGGCGGCGCGCAGGCGCTGTTCGGCGGCACGCACGTCGAAGCGTTGCAGCAGGCGCTCGGAGGGCAGGTCGGCGAGTTCGCCGGGCAGCTCTGCTGGCGCCAGGGGGCTGGTCGCTGGCGGCATGGGCGAGGGCAGCAGCCGGTAGCCGGTGACCCAGGCCAGGGCCTGGTAAGCCTGGGTGCGCTGGCTCTGGCTGTCCTGCCAACGCTGCCGGGCTTGCAGCTCCTCGTTCTGTGCAGCGTCCAGTTCGGCGGCGGCAACGGCGCCCGCGGCGACCTGTGTCTGCAGGCTGGCGCGCAACTGCCGGCTGACCTCGGCGGCGTCGCTTGCGATCTGCAACGCTTCGTCCGCCTGCCGCGCCTGCAGGTAAAGGCGCGCCACCTCGGCCACCAGCGCGCCGCGTGCGGCCTGGCTGCCCAGGTCACTGGCCAGCAATTGGTGGCGGGCCTGCTCGCTGAGGCTGGCCAGGCGACCGAAAAAGTCCAGCTCGAAATCACTGACCCCCAGCGTGGCGGTGGCCAGGTCTTGTTTGTAGCGTTCATCCAGGACCGGGTCGTTGAAGCGTTGGTGCTGGCGCTGCACCTGCAGGCCCAGGACCGGCCAGCGCTCGGCTTGGCTCAGGCCGAAACGACTGCGCGCCTGCTCGACCTTCAACTGGGCGATCCGGTAGTCTCGATTGCCGGCCAGGGCCTGACTGACCAGTTCCGCCAGCAAGGGTTCGTGGCTCAGCTCGCCGAGCAGGCGACGTTCGTCGTCCTGCAGTGCCACGCCCGGGCCGATGCTGGTCGGTGTGGCGGTGGTCGCGTCGAGCCGGGCCGGCAAGGGCGAGGCCGGCGGCTGATAGGCCGGGGTCAGCGAACAGCCCGGCAGGGCCAGCAGGCTGGTGATGAGCAACGCGCTGAGGAAGTTGAAGGGACGGGCTGTCATGATCCTGCCGACCGGGGCTGTTATGGTTGGCGGCAGCTTATGCAGGCAATATCAAGATTCCTTCGGGGAATTGTTCAGATTTGGTCAAGAGTGCAGACGTGAGCGATAAACGAATACTGATCGTCGAAGACGACTGTGACAGTGCCAGTGTGCTGGAGGCCTACCTGCTGCGTGATGGCTTCGTCGTGGCCCTGGCGGCCGACGGGCGTGCCGGCCTGGAGCAGTTCCAGCAGTGGCGGCCCGACCTGGTGCTGCTGGACATGATGCTGCCGCGCCTGAACGGCACCGAGGTGCTGGCGCAGATCCGCCGCGCCGGGCAGACACCGGTGATCATGGTCACCGCCGTCGGCGACGAGCCGGAGAAGCTCGGTGCCTTGCGCTACGGCGCCGACGATTACGTGGTCAAGCCCTACAACCCCAAGGAAGTGGTCGCGCGGGTGCACGCGGTGCTGCGCCGCAGTGCCCCGGCCCCTCTCGAGGAACGCTGGCTGCGCCACGGACGCCTGGCGGTGGACCTGGAAAGCGTGCGCGCTGGGGTGGAGGGCGCTGACGGCGCCCTGTGCCCACTGGACCTGACGCCCACCGAATATGCCTTGCTCAGCATTCTCATGAGCACCCCGCACAAGGCCTTTACCCGTGAAGAACTGCTCGAACGCTGCCTGCCGGAGAGCGACGCGCTGGGGCGGGTGGTCGATACCCATCTGCACAATCTGCGGCGCAAGCTGGAAGCCGCCGGGATCATGGGCGTGCCGGTGACCGTGCGCGCCGTCGGCTATCGCTTCACATGAGCCGCAGGGGCGTGCGATGAAACCTCAACGGCCGTTGTGGCAGTGGGTCGGCTGGCGCATGAGCCTGCTGGCGATTGGCGCGGTGGTGCTGATCGCCGGCTGCATGTATCTGTACTTCCTGTGGGGCGACTGGTACATCATGCGCAACGTCCCGGAGGCGGCGCGCAGCGAGCTGCTGGAGCTACGCGCCGCGCCGCAAGCCAATGAGCAGCGGCTCTGGGAGCTGTTCAGCCGCTACTACCCCGTAGAGAGTTTTCTGCCGGGCATCGCCAGCCGTGACTGGTGGGTGCTGCTGTGCCTGGTGCTGGCGGCCGTGCCGCTGATCCTCCTGGCGGGGTTTCGCCTGTCACGACCGCTGTCGGGGCAGGTTTCGGCGATTGCCGCCGCGGCCCGCCAGGTCGCCGCCGGGGACCTGGAGACGCGCTTCGACGTGGCGGCCACGGCGCCGGATGAAGTGCGTTGCCTGGCCCAGGACCTCAATCGGCTGACCACCCGCCTGCAGCAGTACGAGATCGAGGTGCGCGATTCGAGCGCGATCCTCGCCCATGAGCTGCGCACCCCCCTCAACGCGGCTTCGGTGAGGGTGCAAGGCATTCTCGACGAGGTGTTTCCCGCCGACACCCGGCAACTGGAAATGGTCAAGCGCCAGCTCGACCTGCTGGGCACTCTGGTCGGCGACCTGCATACCCTGTCGTTGGCGCGCGCCGGCCAGTTGGCCCTGGAGCAGCGCGAATTCATCCTGGCGGCACTGGTCGAAGAGCGTCTGGCCTGGTTCGCACCGCAGTTGCAGGCCGAAGGCGTGAACCTGCGCCTGGCGCTGCTGCCCGGCCAGCAACTGTGGGCCGACCGCGAACGGGTCGGCCAGTTGCTCAACATCGTGCTGGAGAACTTCCTGCGCTATGCGGCGGCGGGCGGCGAGCTGGAGATCGTGCAGACCCAGCAGGACGAGCGGATGGTCCTGGCCTTTCTCGACCGTGGCCCCGGAATTGCCGAAGAGGACCTGGAAAAGGTGTTCAACCGCTTCTGGCGCGCCGACAGCTCGCGGGCCCGGCATCTGGGCGGCAGCGGCCTGGGGCTGTCCATTGCCCGG
The Pseudomonas sp. DTU_2021_1001937_2_SI_NGA_ILE_001 DNA segment above includes these coding regions:
- a CDS encoding MipA/OmpV family protein, translating into MTYRPSTRPLLALCLTALSGLPLAQAAEPSLWGDHTDVSVGLAAGAASRYMGSKDYRPQVVPLVSVQRGVLFADTTRGLGLQWQSPQGLTLSGAFNYDFGRDDRDSNSRPGSDRLRGMGEINGATVFDLNLSQALTPWLSLNLEGEWRVAGEQRGDRYRMGLEAITLHTDSDTLAVDLDAHAGSQRFNQTWFGVTPQQSLNSGFAIERSDAGIYAYSTALNWLHNFDTHWSSLATLTVTHYTDQVRDSPLLQRSTAATGTLALTYSF
- a CDS encoding sensor histidine kinase, giving the protein MKPQRPLWQWVGWRMSLLAIGAVVLIAGCMYLYFLWGDWYIMRNVPEAARSELLELRAAPQANEQRLWELFSRYYPVESFLPGIASRDWWVLLCLVLAAVPLILLAGFRLSRPLSGQVSAIAAAARQVAAGDLETRFDVAATAPDEVRCLAQDLNRLTTRLQQYEIEVRDSSAILAHELRTPLNAASVRVQGILDEVFPADTRQLEMVKRQLDLLGTLVGDLHTLSLARAGQLALEQREFILAALVEERLAWFAPQLQAEGVNLRLALLPGQQLWADRERVGQLLNIVLENFLRYAAAGGELEIVQTQQDERMVLAFLDRGPGIAEEDLEKVFNRFWRADSSRARHLGGSGLGLSIARAICEAHQGRIEAQCRPGGGAVIRIELPVSCAAGA
- a CDS encoding response regulator gives rise to the protein MSDKRILIVEDDCDSASVLEAYLLRDGFVVALAADGRAGLEQFQQWRPDLVLLDMMLPRLNGTEVLAQIRRAGQTPVIMVTAVGDEPEKLGALRYGADDYVVKPYNPKEVVARVHAVLRRSAPAPLEERWLRHGRLAVDLESVRAGVEGADGALCPLDLTPTEYALLSILMSTPHKAFTREELLERCLPESDALGRVVDTHLHNLRRKLEAAGIMGVPVTVRAVGYRFT
- a CDS encoding efflux transporter outer membrane subunit; amino-acid sequence: MTARPFNFLSALLITSLLALPGCSLTPAYQPPASPLPARLDATTATPTSIGPGVALQDDERRLLGELSHEPLLAELVSQALAGNRDYRIAQLKVEQARSRFGLSQAERWPVLGLQVQRQHQRFNDPVLDERYKQDLATATLGVSDFELDFFGRLASLSEQARHQLLASDLGSQAARGALVAEVARLYLQARQADEALQIASDAAEVSRQLRASLQTQVAAGAVAAAELDAAQNEELQARQRWQDSQSQRTQAYQALAWVTGYRLLPSPMPPATSPLAPAELPGELADLPSERLLQRFDVRAAEQRLRAADAGIGAARAAFFPSIRLSTGLGVASPALHDLFSSGSGLRLLSPSLSLPLFDGGRNQANLNAAQVARQMAVADYQRTLINAFRDMASGLEQRRQLLAQWQTLQARQQLAQRHSQRQEQQWQAGAGSLQARLQARLDTLQTSQALSQASQALFDNRLRLYRALHGIDDSVALPEANLEGNSP
- a CDS encoding efflux RND transporter periplasmic adaptor subunit, which produces MSGHSPTRRTRLAGLGFAAFLTLGGCSQGAAPGSPPPRAVKLAMPYSLDSAAPVLPGVIRQAQNSALAFEQPGRVTRMTVEVGAQVAAGQVLVEQDGEAARLRLAQAEARRRASAIDLTQRRHEHQRTQQLFSQGNASAADLERSDTALQTARTQAQVTDAEAAQAGRELNLTRLVAPFAGRVVSRVAQPLRQVAAGEVLLTLQGNGPRQVVVQVPSRYAQRLKPGDRAQGLLAAGGGSVELSLIGLSPVAENGLLQEAVFELPDGQTTLPSGSVLNVQLPADGASSLAIASSALLPGQDAGSAQVYLFMEGSSQVVLRNVRVAALQGDQALISAGLQPYDQVVVAGAAFLRPGERVTRYQPTTVIVRD